One segment of Mycolicibacterium baixiangningiae DNA contains the following:
- a CDS encoding alpha-hydroxy acid oxidase — MPHRQLPRLRDATPLLQLRRPVFNPVARRLSAALTIEDLRRIAKRRTPKAAFDYTDGAADEELTLARAREAFRDIEFHPTILRDVATVDTSVDVLGGRAALPFGIAPTGFTRLMHTDGETAGARVAAEAGIPFSLSTLGTRSIEEIHAINPQGRNWFQLYMWKDRERSAELLQRALAAGFDTLLVTVDVPVAGARLRDTRNGMSIPPMLTARTVLDAIPRPRWWFDLLTTEPLSFASLDRWSGTVASYVQSTFDPSVTFEDLAWINRHWPNKLVVKGVQTLEDAKALVNLGVDGIVLSNHGGRQLDRAPVPFHLLPQVARELGTDTEILLDSGIMSGADIVAAVALGARFALIGRAYLYGLMAGGEAGVRRTVEILSGQITRTMQLLGVTSLSELTPQHVTQLQRMRLRQ, encoded by the coding sequence GTGCCCCACCGCCAGCTGCCTCGGCTTCGCGACGCGACGCCGTTGCTGCAGCTCCGCCGACCGGTGTTCAACCCCGTCGCGCGTCGGTTGTCGGCAGCGCTGACGATCGAGGATCTCAGGCGTATCGCGAAGCGCCGCACCCCGAAAGCGGCGTTCGATTACACCGACGGTGCTGCCGACGAAGAGCTGACGCTTGCGCGCGCACGGGAAGCCTTTCGCGACATCGAATTCCATCCGACGATTCTGCGCGACGTTGCCACGGTCGACACCTCCGTTGATGTGCTGGGCGGTCGTGCCGCGCTGCCGTTCGGTATCGCGCCGACCGGCTTCACCCGGCTCATGCACACTGACGGTGAGACTGCCGGCGCACGGGTCGCAGCCGAGGCTGGCATCCCGTTCTCGCTGTCCACTCTCGGCACCCGCTCGATTGAAGAGATTCATGCAATAAATCCACAGGGTCGCAACTGGTTTCAGCTGTACATGTGGAAGGACCGGGAGCGGTCGGCGGAGCTGTTGCAGCGGGCCTTGGCTGCGGGGTTCGACACATTGCTGGTGACCGTCGACGTGCCCGTCGCCGGCGCGCGACTGCGGGACACCCGCAACGGCATGTCGATCCCGCCCATGTTAACCGCGAGGACTGTGCTCGACGCGATACCGCGCCCACGATGGTGGTTCGACCTGCTGACGACCGAACCGCTGTCGTTCGCGTCGCTGGATCGCTGGTCGGGCACCGTGGCGTCGTACGTGCAATCAACCTTCGATCCCTCTGTCACGTTCGAGGATCTTGCGTGGATTAATCGCCACTGGCCGAACAAACTCGTGGTCAAAGGTGTTCAGACACTGGAAGACGCCAAGGCGTTGGTAAATCTTGGTGTGGACGGCATCGTGCTGTCGAACCACGGCGGCAGGCAACTCGATCGTGCACCGGTGCCGTTCCACCTGCTGCCGCAGGTGGCCCGTGAACTCGGAACCGACACCGAGATTCTCTTGGACTCCGGCATCATGTCCGGTGCCGACATCGTCGCAGCCGTCGCCTTGGGCGCCCGCTTCGCCCTCATCGGCCGTGCCTACCTGTACGGTCTGATGGCCGGCGGCGAGGCCGGGGTCCGGCGAACCGTCGAGATCCTCAGCGGCCAGATCACCCGCACCATGCAGTTGCTCGGGGTCACGTCGCTGAGCGAACTGACGCCACAGCACGTCACTCAGCTACAGCGAATGCGCCTGCGCCAGTGA
- a CDS encoding alpha/beta fold hydrolase, with translation MADREIWQVNEVELAVRAVGHGPLVVLAHGFPDLGITWRLQVDTLVEAGYRVLVPDLPGYGDSSRPATRAAYTASAIGLDLIGLLDHEGVAQAHIVGHDWGAASVWPLGLTHGDRLLSLTGISVPYVRPTSAPPMSMVRSRLGEDFYQVRFQDDSAAGQLQQDVRHTIAAAYSERFHSMGNSNDSVRAPDWLPQPIFERYVATFRATGFDGGLAYYRNIDENWRQAVALGEHPITCPSLFITGSADPVAEFMRVEAGASAFADLRTVVVDGAGHWVHQEAPVDVNRALLKHLERAVS, from the coding sequence GTGGCAGACCGCGAGATCTGGCAAGTCAATGAGGTGGAGCTCGCCGTCCGGGCGGTCGGGCACGGACCCTTGGTGGTGCTGGCCCACGGTTTTCCTGACCTCGGAATCACCTGGAGGCTTCAGGTGGACACGCTGGTCGAAGCGGGATACCGGGTATTGGTGCCGGACCTGCCCGGCTATGGCGACAGCTCCAGACCCGCTACCCGGGCCGCGTATACGGCGTCGGCCATCGGTTTGGACCTCATCGGGTTGCTCGACCATGAGGGCGTCGCGCAGGCGCACATTGTCGGACACGACTGGGGTGCAGCGAGTGTATGGCCACTCGGCCTGACCCACGGCGACCGGCTTCTGTCGCTGACCGGTATCAGCGTGCCCTACGTGCGGCCGACTTCTGCGCCACCGATGTCCATGGTCCGATCCCGGTTGGGCGAAGATTTCTACCAGGTTCGGTTCCAGGACGACTCTGCCGCGGGACAACTCCAACAGGACGTGCGACACACCATCGCAGCGGCATACAGCGAACGCTTTCACAGCATGGGCAACAGCAACGACTCTGTGCGAGCGCCGGACTGGCTACCCCAGCCGATCTTCGAACGCTACGTCGCGACGTTCCGCGCCACCGGCTTCGATGGGGGTCTTGCCTACTACCGCAACATCGACGAGAACTGGCGCCAGGCTGTCGCACTCGGCGAACACCCAATCACCTGCCCGTCGCTATTCATCACCGGAAGCGCTGACCCCGTAGCAGAGTTCATGCGCGTCGAGGCCGGCGCGTCAGCCTTCGCCGATCTCCGGACAGTCGTCGTCGACGGCGCGGGCCACTGGGTCCACCAGGAGGCACCCGTCGACGTGAACCGCGCACTCCTGAAGCATCTCGAACGGGCGGTCTCGTGA
- a CDS encoding Lrp/AsnC family transcriptional regulator: MTKKVRVDAIDAKIIKALSDDPRATVIALADTTKLSRNTVQARLTKLEHQGGVLRSFERRVDPASLGYPLTAFILTRVTQRKLAQIASALQQVPEVVEVHGLGGVTDMLIHVVAHEADDLYRVAGRILDIDGVEQTTTSLVMRKLIDYRITPLLNEITSDAGK, translated from the coding sequence GTGACCAAGAAAGTGCGCGTCGACGCGATCGACGCCAAGATCATCAAGGCCCTCAGCGATGACCCCCGGGCTACCGTCATCGCGTTGGCGGACACCACCAAGCTGTCACGCAATACCGTCCAGGCGCGCCTGACCAAGTTAGAGCACCAGGGTGGTGTACTCAGATCGTTCGAGCGCCGAGTCGACCCTGCCTCGCTCGGATACCCGCTTACTGCCTTCATCCTGACCCGGGTGACCCAGCGCAAGCTCGCGCAGATCGCGTCCGCCCTCCAGCAAGTTCCCGAAGTAGTCGAAGTGCACGGTCTAGGAGGAGTCACCGACATGTTGATCCACGTGGTGGCTCACGAGGCCGATGACCTGTACCGGGTGGCCGGCCGCATTCTCGATATCGACGGCGTGGAACAGACCACCACCTCGTTGGTGATGCGCAAGCTGATCGACTACCGGATCACACCGTTACTCAACGAGATCACCAGCGACGCCGGCAAGTAA
- a CDS encoding MFS transporter — protein sequence MSDGETPSVTGPTRAPTSTRRAVLNTVRGSAGNLVEWYDVYVYTVFATYFEAQFFDQDDENSTLYIYAIFAVTFIMRPVGSWFFGRFADRRGRKAALMVSITVMSSCSFLVAVMPTREVIGYWAAVILILARLLQGFATGGEYGTSATYMSEAATPHRRGFLSSFQYVTLVGGHVLAQFTLLIALSVLDVEAVSAWGWRIGFFIGGIAALVVLWMRRSMDESLSDEHLEAIREGRDPEAGSMKTLFTTHWRALLLCFLITAGGTVAFYTYTINAPAIVKSTFGSEGALTGTWINLLGLIFLMLLQPLGGLLSDRVGRKPLLIFFGVGGVLYTYVLLTFLPQTSSPLTAFALTAVGYVILTGYTSVNAIVKAELFPAEIRALGVGLGYALANSAFGGTAPLLYQGAKSADRIGLFIVYVTVVIGVSLLVYIFALKNKGITPLDREQGNAWGLPAPSISR from the coding sequence ATGAGCGATGGGGAGACGCCGTCCGTGACCGGTCCGACACGGGCTCCGACAAGCACCCGGCGGGCGGTCCTCAACACCGTCAGGGGGTCGGCGGGAAACCTCGTCGAGTGGTACGACGTCTACGTCTATACCGTCTTCGCGACGTACTTCGAGGCGCAGTTCTTCGACCAGGACGACGAGAACTCCACCCTGTACATCTACGCCATCTTCGCGGTGACGTTCATCATGCGGCCGGTGGGCTCCTGGTTCTTCGGCCGGTTCGCCGACCGCCGCGGGCGCAAGGCCGCGTTGATGGTCAGCATCACCGTGATGTCGTCGTGTTCATTCCTGGTCGCCGTCATGCCGACGCGGGAGGTCATCGGCTACTGGGCGGCGGTGATCCTCATCCTCGCCCGCCTCCTTCAGGGATTCGCCACCGGTGGTGAGTACGGCACCTCGGCGACCTACATGTCCGAAGCCGCCACCCCGCACCGGCGCGGCTTCCTGTCGTCGTTCCAATACGTCACCCTGGTGGGTGGGCACGTGCTGGCGCAGTTCACCCTCCTCATCGCGCTGAGCGTCCTCGATGTCGAAGCCGTGAGTGCGTGGGGATGGCGGATCGGCTTCTTCATCGGCGGGATCGCGGCACTGGTGGTGCTGTGGATGCGGCGCTCGATGGACGAGTCGCTCAGCGACGAGCACCTCGAGGCGATCCGTGAGGGCAGGGACCCCGAAGCCGGATCGATGAAGACGCTGTTCACCACGCACTGGCGTGCGCTGCTGCTGTGCTTCCTCATCACCGCGGGCGGCACGGTCGCGTTCTACACGTACACGATCAACGCACCCGCGATCGTGAAGTCGACCTTCGGATCCGAAGGGGCGCTGACCGGAACGTGGATCAACCTGCTGGGCCTGATCTTCCTGATGCTGCTGCAACCGCTGGGCGGGTTGCTCAGCGACCGGGTCGGCCGAAAACCCCTGCTGATCTTCTTCGGCGTCGGCGGCGTGCTCTACACCTACGTGCTCCTGACGTTCCTGCCGCAGACCTCTTCGCCGCTGACGGCGTTCGCGCTGACCGCCGTCGGCTACGTCATCCTGACCGGGTACACCTCGGTCAACGCGATCGTGAAGGCGGAGTTGTTCCCCGCCGAGATCCGCGCTCTGGGCGTCGGATTGGGTTACGCGCTCGCGAACTCGGCTTTCGGCGGAACGGCGCCGCTGCTGTACCAGGGGGCGAAGTCAGCCGACCGCATCGGTCTGTTCATCGTGTACGTGACGGTGGTGATCGGCGTCAGCCTGCTGGTCTACATCTTCGCGCTGAAGAACAAGGGGATCACCCCGCTCGACCGGGAGCAGGGCAACGCCTGGGGCCTCCCCGCGCCGTCCATTTCCCGCTGA
- a CDS encoding ABC transporter ATP-binding protein: MSKGDPLLEVTDLVKHFPIKSGVVFDREVGRVRAVDGVSLTLREGETVGLVGESGCGKSTLCRAILQLTAPTSGSVRFAGEELVGRSRRALGPVRRQMQMIFQDPFASLNPRRRIGQIIGDPIEMHGLASGAEVKRRVQDLLDRVGLQAEHYNRFPHEFSGGQRQRIGIARALALKPKLIIADEPVSALDVSVQAQIVNLMEDLQDEFGLSYLFVAHDLGVVRHVSDRVAVMYLGKVVESADAGDLYRAPVHPYSNALLSAVPIPDPRRNTARERIVLEGDVPSPSDPPPGCHFHTRCQFATDVCTVDEPALLDHGTGHLAACHHPRNVDAATALAPTGGSPPTRRDRRHIPLSSPG; the protein is encoded by the coding sequence GTGAGCAAGGGTGATCCGCTGCTGGAAGTCACCGATCTGGTCAAACACTTCCCGATCAAATCGGGCGTGGTGTTCGACCGGGAGGTCGGCCGGGTCCGCGCCGTCGACGGTGTCAGCCTGACGCTGCGTGAGGGGGAGACGGTCGGGCTGGTCGGCGAATCAGGCTGCGGGAAATCGACTCTGTGCCGGGCCATCCTGCAACTGACCGCCCCGACGTCGGGTTCGGTGCGGTTCGCCGGTGAGGAACTCGTGGGCCGCTCCCGGCGCGCGCTAGGGCCGGTGCGCCGCCAGATGCAGATGATCTTCCAGGATCCGTTCGCGTCGCTGAATCCGCGGCGGCGCATCGGCCAGATCATCGGCGACCCAATCGAAATGCACGGCCTTGCCAGCGGTGCCGAGGTGAAGCGCCGGGTGCAGGATCTGCTCGACCGGGTCGGTCTGCAGGCCGAGCACTACAACCGGTTTCCGCACGAGTTCTCCGGCGGGCAGCGCCAACGCATCGGCATCGCGCGCGCCCTGGCGCTCAAACCCAAGCTGATCATCGCCGACGAGCCGGTCTCGGCCCTCGACGTCTCGGTGCAGGCGCAGATCGTCAACCTCATGGAGGATCTGCAGGACGAATTCGGGCTGTCCTATCTGTTCGTCGCCCACGACCTGGGTGTGGTCCGCCACGTCTCCGACCGGGTCGCGGTCATGTACCTCGGCAAGGTGGTGGAGAGCGCGGACGCGGGCGATCTGTATCGCGCCCCCGTGCACCCGTACTCGAACGCTCTGCTGTCGGCGGTCCCGATTCCGGATCCGCGGCGCAACACCGCCCGCGAGCGCATCGTGCTCGAGGGTGACGTCCCGAGCCCGAGCGACCCGCCGCCCGGCTGCCACTTCCACACTCGGTGCCAGTTCGCCACCGACGTCTGCACCGTCGACGAGCCCGCCCTGCTGGACCATGGCACCGGGCACCTGGCGGCCTGCCACCACCCGCGCAACGTCGACGCGGCCACCGCGCTCGCCCCGACCGGGGGATCTCCGCCAACCCGTCGCGACAGGCGACACATTCCGTTATCGTCCCCCGGATGA
- a CDS encoding ABC transporter ATP-binding protein, translating to MNPILAVSDLRVSFATEDGVVRAVDGASFELSPGEILAIVGESGSGKSVTAQTLIGLTRAPNTTIEGSVRFGDREITGLSDDELRGIRGEHMAMVFQDPMTSLNPVYRVGDQMTEMIRAHRDISEKDALAQAVDLLRLVGIPSPERRVGQYPHEFSGGMRQRVMIAMALSLEPEVLIADEPTTALDVTVQAQILRLIDQFNRERQLAVVLITHDLGVVAEVADRVLVMYAGQIVEDGTLDDIFYNPQHPYTWGLLGSLARLDQPRPERLAQIAGLPPSLLDPPTGCRFAPRCPHAFDKCAEIPPLEARASEAGTHLDRCWLTPVHKSELREVDGRIGLGSKVNR from the coding sequence ATGAACCCGATCCTCGCGGTCAGCGATCTACGCGTCAGCTTTGCCACCGAAGACGGTGTGGTGCGGGCCGTCGACGGCGCCTCGTTCGAGTTGTCGCCCGGGGAGATCCTGGCCATCGTCGGTGAATCGGGTTCGGGGAAGAGCGTCACCGCTCAGACGCTGATCGGTCTGACACGCGCACCCAACACCACCATCGAGGGGTCCGTGCGGTTCGGCGACCGGGAGATCACCGGCCTCTCCGACGACGAGCTGCGTGGGATCCGCGGCGAGCACATGGCCATGGTGTTCCAGGATCCGATGACGTCGCTCAACCCGGTCTACCGGGTCGGTGACCAGATGACCGAGATGATCCGGGCCCACCGCGACATCTCCGAGAAGGACGCGCTCGCCCAGGCCGTCGACCTGCTGCGGCTGGTCGGGATCCCCAGCCCGGAACGGCGGGTCGGTCAGTACCCGCACGAGTTCTCCGGGGGGATGCGCCAACGCGTCATGATCGCGATGGCGCTGTCGCTGGAGCCCGAGGTGCTCATCGCCGACGAACCCACCACCGCACTCGACGTCACCGTGCAGGCGCAGATCCTTCGGCTCATCGACCAGTTCAACCGTGAGCGGCAGCTGGCGGTCGTGCTGATCACCCACGATCTGGGTGTCGTCGCCGAGGTCGCCGACCGGGTGCTCGTGATGTACGCCGGGCAGATCGTCGAGGACGGCACGCTCGACGACATCTTCTACAACCCGCAGCATCCGTACACCTGGGGGCTGCTCGGCTCGCTGGCGCGCCTGGATCAGCCACGGCCCGAACGGCTCGCGCAGATCGCCGGGCTGCCGCCGTCACTGCTCGACCCTCCGACCGGGTGTCGCTTCGCCCCGCGCTGCCCGCATGCGTTCGACAAGTGCGCCGAGATCCCGCCGCTGGAGGCCAGGGCATCGGAGGCCGGCACACACCTGGACCGGTGCTGGCTCACCCCGGTGCACAAGTCCGAACTGCGCGAGGTCGACGGACGAATCGGATTGGGAAGCAAGGTGAACCGGTGA
- a CDS encoding ABC transporter permease has product MARFIARRVIGMIAVLFAISVVVFLIFNVIPNSDPAARIAGKNANPELIARVSADLGLDQPLPVQYLAMMKQIFTGELTSYASSQNVVEQIWKGVPATLSLCIGAAVLWMVLAVAFGYLSAVHAGKITDRALTILALVGISMPVFWLAAILLYYLSFKAQLFPTSGYIPLTRDPLDWLYHLILPWITLAVLYVGFYSRVLRSNMLDAMNEDYVRTARAKGLSERQVRVRHVLRNSMIPVVTLFGLDFGAVVGGGAILTETVFNLNGVGLYAGQAIGALDLPPLMGVTMFGAFFIVLFNTIVDTFYAVLDPRIRLGEAAPA; this is encoded by the coding sequence GTGGCCAGATTCATCGCCCGCCGCGTGATCGGGATGATCGCGGTGCTGTTCGCCATCTCGGTGGTGGTGTTCCTGATCTTCAACGTGATCCCGAACTCCGATCCGGCCGCGCGGATCGCAGGCAAGAACGCCAACCCCGAACTCATCGCCCGCGTGAGCGCCGACCTGGGGCTCGATCAACCGCTGCCCGTGCAGTACCTGGCGATGATGAAGCAGATCTTCACCGGTGAGCTCACCTCGTACGCGAGCTCACAGAATGTCGTCGAACAGATCTGGAAGGGTGTGCCGGCGACCCTCTCGCTGTGCATCGGCGCCGCAGTTCTGTGGATGGTCCTGGCAGTGGCTTTCGGCTACCTGAGCGCGGTGCACGCGGGGAAGATCACCGACCGCGCGCTGACGATCCTGGCGCTGGTCGGCATCTCGATGCCGGTGTTCTGGCTGGCCGCAATCCTGCTGTACTACTTGAGTTTCAAGGCCCAGCTCTTCCCGACGAGCGGATACATCCCGCTCACCAGGGATCCGCTGGACTGGCTGTATCACCTGATCCTGCCGTGGATCACCCTCGCGGTGCTCTACGTGGGGTTCTACAGCCGGGTGTTGCGCTCCAACATGCTCGACGCGATGAACGAGGACTACGTGCGTACTGCGCGGGCCAAGGGGCTCAGTGAGCGACAGGTCCGGGTCCGGCATGTGTTGCGCAACTCCATGATCCCGGTGGTCACCCTCTTCGGCCTGGACTTCGGTGCGGTGGTCGGCGGCGGCGCCATCCTCACCGAGACGGTGTTCAACCTCAACGGTGTCGGCCTCTACGCCGGGCAGGCGATCGGTGCCCTCGACCTGCCTCCACTGATGGGAGTGACGATGTTCGGCGCGTTCTTCATCGTGCTGTTCAACACGATCGTCGACACGTTCTACGCCGTCCTCGATCCACGAATCCGATTGGGAGAGGCGGCACCGGCATGA
- a CDS encoding ABC transporter permease, with translation MTTVPAGEVEVLADPPLPAGVPAARIRGRSPWYLAWLRLRRNKMALAFGVLFVLIVVFCLAAPLWADHVAHTGPNQNHITDKILVDGQEVSVVSPDGTPISPGLRGQYLLGADQNGRDVMVRLMYGGRTSIYIGVVAALFTTVLAVLVGLLCGYYRGWLDAVLSRVMDVVWAFPVLLLGIALGTALAVGGLKIGPAQIAGDSLWIPILIIGLVYVPYMARPIRGEILALREKEFVEAAVAQGKGPIRIMYTELLPNVASTIIVFFTLNIANNMLLESALSFLGAGVRAPNASWGTMIADGYQTIYTAPHLTIVPGLMIMLTVLALNVFGDGLRDALDPRAKLRMEH, from the coding sequence GTGACGACTGTTCCTGCCGGTGAGGTGGAGGTCCTCGCCGACCCACCGCTGCCGGCTGGGGTGCCCGCAGCCCGGATTCGGGGACGCAGCCCGTGGTATCTGGCGTGGCTGCGGCTGCGGCGCAACAAGATGGCGCTGGCCTTCGGGGTGCTGTTCGTCCTGATCGTGGTGTTCTGTCTGGCCGCGCCGCTGTGGGCGGACCACGTCGCGCACACCGGACCGAACCAGAACCACATCACCGACAAGATCCTGGTGGACGGACAGGAGGTCAGTGTCGTCTCGCCGGACGGCACCCCGATCAGCCCGGGCCTGCGCGGACAGTATCTGCTCGGCGCCGACCAGAACGGCCGCGACGTGATGGTGCGGTTGATGTACGGCGGGCGCACCTCGATCTACATCGGCGTCGTCGCAGCGCTTTTCACCACGGTGCTGGCCGTTCTCGTGGGGCTGCTGTGCGGGTACTACCGCGGGTGGCTGGACGCCGTGCTGTCGCGGGTCATGGATGTCGTCTGGGCGTTCCCGGTGCTGCTCCTCGGCATCGCGCTGGGCACGGCGCTCGCCGTGGGCGGGCTCAAGATCGGACCGGCGCAGATCGCCGGTGATTCGCTGTGGATCCCGATCCTGATCATCGGGTTGGTCTACGTCCCCTATATGGCGCGGCCGATCCGCGGCGAGATCCTCGCGCTGCGCGAGAAGGAGTTCGTCGAGGCCGCTGTCGCCCAGGGCAAAGGACCGATCCGCATCATGTACACCGAACTGCTGCCCAACGTGGCATCGACGATCATCGTCTTCTTCACGCTCAACATCGCCAACAACATGCTGCTGGAGTCGGCGCTGTCGTTCCTCGGCGCCGGGGTGCGCGCACCCAACGCGTCATGGGGGACGATGATCGCCGACGGCTACCAGACGATCTACACCGCACCGCATCTGACGATCGTGCCCGGATTGATGATCATGCTGACGGTGTTGGCGCTCAACGTGTTCGGTGACGGTCTGCGGGACGCCCTGGATCCGCGGGCGAAGCTGCGGATGGAGCACTAG
- a CDS encoding ABC transporter substrate-binding protein, with the protein MKKLATLLTVAVLAASGVTACGGDDSGGGSGGGGDINVSMTSFPDYIDPQLSYTVEGWEVMYNTYVPLLTYKHVEGEEGTEVVPGLAQDMPEVSPDGKTYKLKLRSGMKYSDGTPIKASDFTYAIQRLFKADSGGSVFFGPIVGTAEYADDRADTISGITTDDATGDITIALTEPNGTFEKVLGLSFAAPVSPSTPLDQDATNNPPPSSGPFMITSVEAPQTMTLERNPQFQTVKDAGATEVADAGVDKITITQNKSNSAQVTGVEQNTIDFMTDPPDADRLAEVKSRFSDRFRMEESIDTYYFWMNNQVAPFSDLRVRQAINYAIDPEALNRIFGGRMHPTQQILPPGMPGYQEYKLYPGPDMNKARQLIAEANPVDRDITVWTNDEPDRKRIGEYYHDVLNQLGFNATLKVIAGDVYFTTIGNQSTPDLDTGFGNWFQDFPHPDDFFRPLLNGASILPTNGNNYSRVNLPELDAKMNELLQEQLSDDVENQYAALDRAYMEQAVWAPYGNEEFTTFLSERMDFDKSYHHLLFHQDYSSFALK; encoded by the coding sequence TACACGGTGGAGGGCTGGGAAGTCATGTACAACACGTACGTGCCGCTGCTCACGTACAAGCACGTCGAGGGCGAAGAGGGCACGGAGGTGGTGCCCGGCCTGGCGCAGGACATGCCCGAGGTCTCGCCCGACGGCAAGACCTACAAGCTCAAGCTGCGGTCCGGGATGAAGTACTCCGACGGCACGCCGATCAAGGCCTCCGACTTCACCTACGCGATCCAGCGCCTGTTCAAGGCCGATTCGGGTGGCTCGGTGTTCTTCGGGCCCATTGTCGGCACCGCCGAGTACGCCGACGACAGGGCCGACACGATCAGTGGGATCACCACGGACGACGCCACCGGTGACATCACGATCGCGCTCACCGAGCCCAACGGCACTTTCGAGAAGGTCCTCGGGCTGTCCTTCGCAGCGCCGGTGTCGCCGAGCACGCCGCTGGACCAGGACGCCACCAACAATCCGCCGCCGTCCAGCGGACCGTTCATGATCACCAGCGTCGAAGCGCCCCAGACCATGACGCTGGAGCGCAATCCGCAGTTCCAGACCGTCAAGGACGCCGGCGCGACCGAGGTCGCCGACGCCGGGGTGGACAAGATCACCATCACCCAGAACAAGAGCAACAGCGCGCAGGTGACCGGTGTCGAGCAGAACACCATCGACTTCATGACCGATCCGCCCGACGCCGACCGGCTGGCCGAGGTGAAGTCCCGGTTCTCCGACCGCTTCCGGATGGAGGAATCCATCGACACCTACTACTTCTGGATGAACAACCAGGTGGCCCCGTTCAGCGACCTGCGGGTGCGTCAGGCGATCAACTACGCCATCGACCCGGAGGCGCTCAACCGCATCTTCGGTGGCCGTATGCATCCGACCCAGCAGATCCTGCCGCCGGGGATGCCCGGCTACCAGGAGTACAAGCTCTATCCGGGACCGGATATGAACAAGGCCAGACAGCTGATCGCCGAGGCCAATCCGGTCGACCGGGACATCACCGTCTGGACCAACGACGAGCCCGACCGCAAGCGTATCGGTGAGTACTACCACGACGTCCTCAACCAACTGGGTTTCAATGCCACGTTGAAGGTCATCGCCGGTGACGTGTACTTCACGACGATCGGTAACCAGTCGACACCGGACCTCGACACCGGTTTCGGCAACTGGTTCCAGGATTTTCCGCACCCCGACGACTTCTTCCGCCCGCTGCTCAACGGTGCGAGCATCTTGCCGACCAACGGCAACAACTACTCGCGGGTCAACCTGCCGGAGTTGGACGCCAAGATGAACGAGCTTCTCCAGGAGCAGCTTTCGGATGACGTCGAGAACCAGTACGCCGCATTGGACCGGGCTTACATGGAACAGGCGGTGTGGGCGCCCTACGGCAACGAGGAGTTCACCACATTCCTGTCGGAGCGGATGGACTTCGACAAGAGCTATCACCACCTGCTGTTCCACCAGGACTACAGCTCGTTCGCGCTGAAGTGA